AAGAGGACCAATCCGGTACCGAATGCCAACGCCCATGGTCGCCACGTGGTGGGTTGAGTCTCGAAGATCTGATTCAACAGAGGCACGTAAGTCAGCATCACTTGTAAGCCGATCATGGCGGCGATGCCTGCCCACACCAGTGGATTGCTAAATATGCCGAGCTGGAACATCGAGTGCCGCAGCGAGCGACAAGTCAGCAGGTAAGCGGCCTGCCCCATGACAATGACATTCACAGCTGCCGTACGAGCCGATTCAAGTTCGACACCGAGATATTTCTTGAACGCAAAGACACCGTAAGTCGCCAGAACCAAAAGCGCCCCGACCCATAACGTTCGCCACATCAACGTCACCGAGAGAATCGGTTCGTTGGCATCGCGGGGCGGACGCGCCATCAACCCAGGCTCTTTCGGCTCGAATGCGAGCGTCGCCCCTAGCAAGATCGCGGTTGACATGTTGATCCACAATATCTGGAGTGGAGTGATCGGTAATTGAAATCCAAGGAACGCGGCGACGAGAATGATGCCTGCTTCTCCTAGGTTCGTCGGTAGCGTCCAGGCAATGAACTTCTTCAGGTTGTCATAGATGCCCCGCCCTTCTTCGACGGCCGCTTCGATGGTCGCGAAGTTATCATCGGTCAGGATCATATCAGCGGCTTCCTTGGTCACTTCAGTCCCCGTGATCCCCATGGCGACTCCGATGTTCGCTTGGCGTAATGCAGGGGCATCGTTGACCCCATCGCCGGTCATCGCGACTACGTTTCCCTTCGATTGCAAAGCCTCCACCAATCGTAACTTTTGAGCCGGCGACACCCTTGCGAACACGGCGATCTCTTCTACGGAGTCAATCAACTCGCGATCAGATAGTGCTTCCAACTGTGTGCCGGTGATTCCGAACAGGCCAGTGTTCTCGTCATTTCGACGCCCCGCTAACCCAAGTTGTCCAGCGATCGCGGTCGCGGTACCGACATGATCACCAGTGATCATCTTGACCTTGATCCCTGCGTTCTGGCAGGCGGCCACTGCTTTGATGGCTTCCGGTCGAGGAGGATCGATCATCCCTTGAAGCCCCAACAACTCCAAGCCACTGGTCAGATCGTCGTGTTCGAGATTGGTCTTGTCGGCAGGAAACGTCTTCTTCGCAAAGGCCAACACACGCAGGCCATCCGCGGCCATTTCGGCGACTTGGGATTCGATAGCAGCTGAGTCGACAGGGCTTCCATCGGCTAAAAGTTTGCAACGTGGTAGTAACCGCTCGACGGAACCTTTGATGTAGGCAACGCTTTGATCAGCGTGCGATTGATGAAGCGTGGCCATGTATTGGTATTGCGATTCGAAAGGAATTGCGTCGCGTCTGGGGAATTCGCTATTGGCGACGTGTCCTTCCAGGCCAAGCTTTAGGGCCGAAGTCAACAGCGCCGCTTCCGTCGGATCTCCTTCGACTTTCCATTCGCTGTGCCCTACCGATACCAAGCGTGTATCATTGCAAAGCACGCCGGCACGTAACATCTCGACAAGTTGATGATCGTCAACCGGCGCGATATCGCTTGTCGTGGCGGCAGTGATACTTCCCTTAGCTTCGTAGCCTGATCCGTCCACGTCGTATTGCTGATTACCAGTTGAAATACGACGGACCGTCATTTGGTTTTGCGTCAGCGTTCCAGTCTTGTCGGAACAAATCACTGACGTGCTGCCAAGCGTCTCCACGGCCGGCAATTTGCGGACAATCGCGCGGCGACTGGCCAAACGAGAAACACCAAGTGCCAACGTTGCCGTCACCACCGCTGGCAAACCTTCAGGGATCGCACCGACGGCAAGGGCGACGGCGGCTAGTAAAACTTCCACCGCAGGCTCACCACGTAGCAAGATGGAAAACGCCACGCAAGCGGCCAATACGAGGATAACTTTAAGTAGCGTGTGACTCAGTTCGTTGATTCGGCGAACCAGGGGCGTTTCCAACACGTCGGCAGTCGCGATCAGTTTGTTGATGTGCCCGATTTCGGTATGATCGCCAGTCGCGACCACGATCCCAGTACCAGTTCCGTAAGTGACCAGCGTCGACGAGAACGCCATGTTGGTGCGTTCGGCTAGCGGCGTTCCCTCGGCCAGCGCGGTAACACTCTTTTCGACTGGGACCGATTCACCAGTCAAGGCCGATTCGTCGATCTGTAAGTCGCGCTGATGGAGTAGGCGAATATCGGCTGGAACACGATCGCCCGATTGCAACTTCACGCAATCGCCAGGAACAAGATCTGCTGCCGAGATTTGCGAGACTTGGCCACCGCGAACCACGTTTGCATCGCTGCTGAGAACCTTGCTCAGCGCGCTGATAGCTTTCAAAGCTTTCGCTTCTTGAACATAGCCAATAATGGAATTGACTAGCACCACGCCGAAGATCACGGCGGCGTCGGCCCATTCGCGGAGGACCAAGGTGAGTGCGGTGGCGACCAGCAAAATGTAGACGAGCGGCTGCTGAAATTGACGGATGAAGACGCGAAGCTTCGTTTCCCCTTTGGCCTGAGTTAGCTGATTCGGCCCGAAGCGATTGCGGCGCCGGGCTACCTCCAGCAGCGGCAATCCTTGCTCAGAGCTTGTTTCCCAACGCGAGGCGATCTCGTCGGTTTCGAAATGATACCACTGCTCTGTCTCAGGCCGACTCATGGTACTGCTCCTCAAGGTCTCAACCCGCCGCACAGGTGCCATGCGGCTGGCTGCGGTTGTTGCGTCCGAGGTGAATTCGCCACAGAGTTTCCATGGCCAAGGTCGGTCAACCTTCTTTGTACGACGCCCTACGAAGCGGCACAAGGCGATCGAAGCCAGATATGACTGCGGGTTAGTGAAGCAGGCTGGTGCATTGCTTTGGTGGAGTAAAAACAGGTTGCGAAGTTATCGGTGTAACAGCTTTCCTAATCCACCCGAAATCAACGTGGCGACGTTGGTTAAGACTTGAGGAAGGGCGATTCCGCCAGGACTTGCCAAGTATTTCGGAGACCATACGGGATCGAACTTTTCTTTGTAGTTGCGCAGTCCCTGAAAGTTGTAGAAGTGCTCGCCATGCTGAAAGACTAAGCTACAAACGCGATTCCATAGCGGGCCTAGGCGGTTCGCTTCGATACCAGAAAGAGGTGCCATGCCGAGGTTAAACCAATGGTATCCCTGATGGTGACCGTACAGCATCAATTCGATAAAAAGGTACTCCATCACATTCCGCTGTGAGTCGGGCACGTAACGCATGAGATCGATCGAAAGCTCCTCATGATTCGCCCCCGGCAAGATGTTCGCAAAGGCGATTGCAATCCCTTGAGAATCCCGTACCAACGCAATGTCGTAACGGGATAAATAAGCTTCATTAAAGAAGCCGAGCGAAAAACCCTTCTCGGCGGTCGCTTTGTCACCGAGCCAAGCATCGGAGATCTCTTTCAAACGTGGCATAATTTGCGGGACGTTGCTTCGTGGAATTATCTCGAATGTGATTCCTGCTTCTTCGACCTTTTTATGTGTTCGACGTAGACCGCTACGTTTGCCGCCAGCCAATGAGAAGTCAGTCAGCGGAACGCGGGCTTCTTCTCCCAGCTTGATCATCGTGAGCCCCATTTCCACGTAGCGGGCCAACGACGATTGACTTACCTGGTAAAAGACGGGCCAAGTACCGGCCGCGTCGCATGCTTCGCGAAAGTTCCAAGCGGCATCGTCCATCGATTCGGCGTGTCCTATGGGATCTCCCATCGCGATCCAGCAGTTCCCTTGGCAACCGAACATTACGGCAGCCTGGCGATCGTGGCTGAAGACAAATCGCTTATCGCCCAACAGGGCAAGGTTGGCATCACATGCTTCGCTTGCCGCAACCAAGTCGGTTACTTCGGCCAATTCTTCCTCGGTCGCCAGCGTCGGCGTAACAGGTTTAGCCCGCAGCAAGCTGGCGACGGCGAAGATCGCGATCGTCACCGCAGCGGCGAGCAAAGCCCGTAGCGAGCGCGGGGCATCGTGTCGGTACGCGAATTCCCACCACAGATCGTTGCTGTATTCAACATGTCGGTAGGCAAACATGACAATCCAAAACATCAATCCTAGCGATAGTATGGCAGCCAAGAGCCAAGTCGGCGAGAGGCTAGGAGAAAGGAGTTGCCCTTTACGGAAAAAGTGACTGCGGCAAGGGAGCAATG
This window of the Blastopirellula marina genome carries:
- a CDS encoding cation-transporting P-type ATPase, which produces MSRPETEQWYHFETDEIASRWETSSEQGLPLLEVARRRNRFGPNQLTQAKGETKLRVFIRQFQQPLVYILLVATALTLVLREWADAAVIFGVVLVNSIIGYVQEAKALKAISALSKVLSSDANVVRGGQVSQISAADLVPGDCVKLQSGDRVPADIRLLHQRDLQIDESALTGESVPVEKSVTALAEGTPLAERTNMAFSSTLVTYGTGTGIVVATGDHTEIGHINKLIATADVLETPLVRRINELSHTLLKVILVLAACVAFSILLRGEPAVEVLLAAVALAVGAIPEGLPAVVTATLALGVSRLASRRAIVRKLPAVETLGSTSVICSDKTGTLTQNQMTVRRISTGNQQYDVDGSGYEAKGSITAATTSDIAPVDDHQLVEMLRAGVLCNDTRLVSVGHSEWKVEGDPTEAALLTSALKLGLEGHVANSEFPRRDAIPFESQYQYMATLHQSHADQSVAYIKGSVERLLPRCKLLADGSPVDSAAIESQVAEMAADGLRVLAFAKKTFPADKTNLEHDDLTSGLELLGLQGMIDPPRPEAIKAVAACQNAGIKVKMITGDHVGTATAIAGQLGLAGRRNDENTGLFGITGTQLEALSDRELIDSVEEIAVFARVSPAQKLRLVEALQSKGNVVAMTGDGVNDAPALRQANIGVAMGITGTEVTKEAADMILTDDNFATIEAAVEEGRGIYDNLKKFIAWTLPTNLGEAGIILVAAFLGFQLPITPLQILWINMSTAILLGATLAFEPKEPGLMARPPRDANEPILSVTLMWRTLWVGALLVLATYGVFAFKKYLGVELESARTAAVNVIVMGQAAYLLTCRSLRHSMFQLGIFSNPLVWAGIAAMIGLQVMLTYVPLLNQIFETQPTTWRPWALAFGTGLVLFLLSEIDKAWRSVGGVKEAS